In Haematobia irritans isolate KBUSLIRL chromosome 1, ASM5000362v1, whole genome shotgun sequence, a genomic segment contains:
- the Nup43 gene encoding nucleoporin 43, with protein MSEAKVNTFFISEKISKVRWVPEQLRESERFITGTWDMPKNFVRIWRLHKNQYDDSDYNEYVPRCSDKLAMDGDVTGLEFVTDDSVVVSCSDGRLSLLKIKKAVEEDVLQKEAHSEVLHKFKASNRNACCTSISVYGKEVASVGEDGHLNIIDTQSHMDVRRSIDADSCSLLSVLYVNPQEVLTANRMGIIRMFDIRSSSDGAATSAFMTSCEDDKRCNYVSCLTSHPTQPHIVLAGSEEGSITVWDLRNPGYPASYLSAHSSPITDIGFHRSDPTKLFTTAECGELWLWSQHSTMAGVPHQPSSSSENINPWLNGERAKSRISVTSLMSDLRKAINSFDTQNSKIICGSDSEAIYFVDNIL; from the exons ATGAGTGAAGcaaaagttaatacttttttcaTCTCTGAAAAAATATCGAAAGTTCGTTGGGTGCCGGAACAATTGCGTGAAAGTGAACGCTTTATAACCGGCACCTGGGATATGCCAAAAAATTTCGTACGAATTTGGCGCCTGCACAAGAACCAATATGATGATTCCGATTATAATGAATATGTACCAAGATGTAGCGATAAATTGGCCATGGATGGTGATGTTACAGGTCTGGAATTTGTAACTGATGATTCGGTTGTTGTTAGCTGCAGTGATG GTCGTTTATCActcctaaaaataaaaaaggccgTTGAGGAAGATGTACTACAAAAAGAAGCCCACAGCGAGGTTTTGCATAAATTTAAGGCCAGCAATCGAAATGCTTGTTGCACCTCAATCTCCGTGTATGGAAAAGAAGTGGCTTCGGTTGGCGAAGATGGACACTTGAATATTATTGATACTCAATCTCATATGGATGTGAGGCGATCCATCGATGCCGATAGCTGTTCGCTTTTATCAGTGCTATATGTAAATCCCCAGGAAGTCCTAACTGCCAATCGTATGGGTATTATACGAATGTTTGATATACGATCTTCATCCGATGGGGCAGCAACATCAGCCTTCATGACATCCTGTGAAGATGACAAACGCTGTAATTATGTCTCCTGCTTAACCTCACATCCCACACAACCACATATTGTATTGGCTGGTTCGGAAGAGGGTTCTATAACTGTATGGGATTTACGAAATCCTGGCTATCCTGCTTCATACCTATCTGCTCACTCAAGTCCCATAACTGATATTGGTTTTCATCGTTCAGATCCCACGAAACTTTTTACGACGGCTGAATGTGGTGAACTTTGGCTGTGGTCACAACATTCCACAATGGCTGGCGTGCCACACCAACCATCATCGTCGTCGGAAAATATTAATCCATGGCTAAATGGAGAACGAGCAAAAAGTAGAATTAGTGTAACATCATTGATGTCGGATCTTAGAAAAGCTATTAACTCTTTTGATacgcaaaattcaaaaattatttgtggcAGCGATAGCGAAGCAATTTATTTTGTagacaatattttgtaa